The following are encoded together in the Diabrotica undecimpunctata isolate CICGRU chromosome 7, icDiaUnde3, whole genome shotgun sequence genome:
- the LOC140446787 gene encoding uncharacterized protein: MEKGVGAENKGKTLNKIDSQLEMWNNQDTRLEEPDDISNMYASEPNCSKEMDSDVLNREDHELESDWSKDILVDPNCNEENYVNANRDTKEGLNPEIIKNVCGNKKKGKMHYRGTWTAKQKSVISAFFKSHLKSKVAPKNKSA, encoded by the exons ATGGAGAAGGGCGTTGGTGCTGAAAACAAAggcaaaacattaaataaaattgattcgCAACTAGAAATGTGGAACAATCAAGACACACGACTAGAAGAACCTGATGATATATCTAATATGTATGCATCAGAACCAAATTGTAGTAAAGAAATGGATTCCGATGTGTTGAATAGAGAAGACCACGAACTCGAATCAGATTGGTCGAAAGATATCTTAGTGGATCCAAACTGCAATGAAGAAAACTATGTCAACGCAAATAGAGATACTAAAGAGG GTTTGAAccctgaaataataaaaaatgtttgcggCAACAAGAAAAAAGGGAAAATGCATTACCGGGGGACATGGACTGCAAAACAGAAGTCTGTTATATCTGCATTTTTTAAGAGCCATCTTAAAAGTAAAGTGGCTCCAAAAAACAagagtgcttaa